One genomic window of Phycisphaerae bacterium RAS1 includes the following:
- a CDS encoding Bacterial type II secretion system protein F domain protein translates to MDFVTIAVLLLLAIGLVVFSILPNRKDERDQVRRRLSGQGSGSDAIDIREKAKASAAGDLVKKATPMLNRLIMATTDQEQTQLRLKLATAGFRQAQAQTIFLASKTIVAVVGLGLGALFGVYAGLDLVSLLGATAFGAGAGFMLPNFWLSMAAGSRMEKIRCGLPDTLDLMVVSVESGLALDAALKRVGDEMARVHVDLSDEMRIATMETQMGIPRAESLENMARRTGLEEVRSLVSVILQAEKFGTSVSRALRNQADSLRTKRRQAAEERAQKTAVKLMLPLVMFIFPAMGVVLGGPAVLKMIEALKNNPTLG, encoded by the coding sequence ATGGATTTCGTAACCATTGCAGTGCTGCTCCTCCTGGCGATCGGCCTGGTTGTTTTCAGCATTCTGCCCAACCGCAAGGACGAGCGCGACCAGGTGCGCCGTCGCCTCAGCGGGCAGGGCAGCGGAAGCGACGCGATCGACATTCGCGAAAAGGCCAAGGCCAGCGCCGCCGGCGACCTGGTTAAGAAGGCCACGCCGATGCTCAACCGCCTGATCATGGCCACCACCGACCAGGAGCAGACCCAACTCCGCTTGAAACTGGCGACGGCCGGATTCCGCCAGGCGCAGGCTCAGACAATATTCCTGGCCAGCAAGACGATCGTCGCGGTCGTCGGCCTCGGACTGGGCGCGCTGTTCGGCGTCTACGCCGGGCTGGACCTGGTGTCGCTGCTGGGCGCCACGGCGTTCGGCGCCGGGGCGGGCTTCATGCTGCCGAATTTCTGGCTGTCGATGGCCGCCGGCAGCCGCATGGAGAAGATCCGCTGCGGGCTGCCGGACACGCTGGATCTCATGGTCGTGTCGGTGGAGTCGGGGCTCGCGCTGGATGCGGCCCTCAAGCGCGTGGGCGACGAAATGGCCCGCGTTCACGTCGACCTCTCCGACGAGATGCGCATCGCCACGATGGAAACGCAGATGGGCATCCCGCGCGCCGAATCGCTCGAAAACATGGCCCGCCGCACCGGCCTGGAAGAAGTTCGCAGCCTGGTCTCCGTGATCCTGCAGGCGGAGAAGTTCGGCACGAGCGTGTCGCGCGCCCTGCGCAACCAGGCCGATTCGCTGCGCACCAAGCGCCGCCAGGCGGCCGAAGAACGCGCCCAGAAGACGGCCGTCAAGCTCATGCTGCCGCTGGTCATGTTCATCTTCCCCGCCATGGGAGTCGTTCTCGGCGGGCCGGCCGTGCTCAAGATGATCGAGGCGTTGAAGAACAACCCGACGCTCGGGTAG
- the rcsC gene encoding Sensor histidine kinase RcsC, producing the protein MHTQSDAIRTLRAPPDRVQSVLDSLDEHSRNAQTVSVRRAERYHYRVNALTVEFLEPNGGWATHHVPTRNIGRHGLGLLAGHFIYPNTRCRVNLVTLHNHVEQVAGSVRRCRYLVGTANIYEVGIKFDKPIDVLMFHRNALRLRIMIVDDDPAMCRLLAQLLKVRNADTLIESSPKAAVDTALQTPLDVLLMDVHMPEMDGCEAVQRLREGGYVRPVVAVTGATDDDLTQRCLLAGFNAVLHKPVTRDSLMETINLVCENPIVSSLVQETNMREHIDAFVRELNNRVRQIGDAFRVSNFDGLRLLLEQLRGEAGAYGFDVITSAADAALRALQSEAPPQEMRRYLNELDRLCLAARPVSVVCEQDG; encoded by the coding sequence GTGCATACTCAAAGCGACGCCATTCGCACGTTGCGGGCGCCGCCCGACCGCGTGCAGAGCGTGCTCGACAGTCTCGATGAGCACTCGCGCAACGCGCAGACCGTCAGCGTCCGCCGCGCCGAACGCTATCACTACCGCGTCAACGCCCTGACGGTCGAGTTTCTGGAACCGAACGGCGGCTGGGCGACGCATCACGTGCCGACCCGGAATATCGGGCGGCACGGCCTGGGCCTTCTGGCCGGCCACTTCATTTATCCGAACACCCGCTGCCGCGTGAACCTGGTCACGCTGCACAACCACGTCGAGCAGGTGGCGGGCTCCGTGCGCCGCTGCCGGTACCTGGTCGGAACCGCCAATATCTACGAGGTCGGGATCAAGTTCGACAAACCCATCGACGTGCTCATGTTTCATCGCAACGCACTGCGCCTGCGGATCATGATCGTCGACGACGACCCGGCCATGTGCCGGCTGCTGGCTCAGCTCCTGAAGGTCCGCAACGCCGATACGCTGATCGAGTCCAGCCCCAAAGCGGCGGTGGACACCGCACTGCAGACGCCGCTGGACGTCCTGCTGATGGACGTGCACATGCCGGAGATGGACGGCTGCGAGGCGGTTCAGCGGCTGCGCGAAGGCGGCTACGTGCGTCCCGTGGTCGCCGTGACCGGCGCGACCGACGACGACCTCACCCAGCGCTGCCTGTTGGCGGGTTTCAATGCCGTTCTGCACAAGCCGGTGACGCGCGACAGCCTGATGGAGACCATCAACCTGGTGTGCGAGAACCCCATCGTCAGCTCGCTCGTCCAGGAGACCAACATGCGCGAGCACATCGACGCATTCGTGCGCGAGCTGAACAATCGCGTGCGCCAGATCGGGGACGCCTTCCGAGTGAGCAACTTCGACGGGCTGCGCCTGCTGCTCGAGCAGCTTCGCGGCGAGGCCGGGGCCTACGGATTCGACGTGATTACGAGCGCGGCGGATGCCGCGTTGCGGGCGCTTCAATCGGAGGCTCCACCGCAGGAAATGCGGCGCTACCTGAACGAGCTGGATCGCCTGTGCCTCGCGGCGCGTCCCGTGTCAGTCGTCTGCGAGCAGGACGGCTGA